Genomic segment of Dendrosporobacter quercicolus:
AACAATCCGGATGGCGGAAAGTTATCCGCTGACTGGCAGATAAAAGGATTTAGCGTTGCAAGGTCGAAATGAACATAGTCATTTGTCAACAAAAAAGGAGCACATTTCTGATGCAAGTTCACGTTTTGGCAAGCGGTAGCACCGGCAATGCCACTTTTATTGAAATGGGTCAAACCAAGCTGCTGGTTGATGCCGGAATAAGCGCCAGACGCATCAAAGCCGGACTGGCAACTTTAGGCACAGCCATTGAGGAACTTAATGGTATTCTAATTACCCATGAACACCGTGATCATATTAACGGGCTGCCTACGCTTACAAAAAAATATAAAACGCCGGTATATGCCAATGAAGACACCTTTGATGCCATGTATTGCCGGAAACTCCTGCCCGATTGCTGCTGCAATATAATCACCGCCGGATTGGATATCGGAACGGTTAAGGTTGAACCGTTCCGCATTTCCCATGATGCGGCCGATCCGGTAGGGTATAGTATGTTTTACCGGAGCAGCAAATGCAGTGTGGCGACTGATCTGGGCTTTGTGACTGAAACGGTCAAGAAAGCGATTGCTTATTCAGATGTCCTGGTATTTGAAGCCAATCATGACGTTGACTTGTTAAAAAACGGCTCATATCCCTGGCATCTGAAACGCCGGATTATGAGCAACCGCGGGCATCTGTCCAATATTGACGCTGGCTGGACTCTGGCCCGAATGGCCAGGAGTAAGCCTGCCAAAGTTTTTTTGGCGCATTTAAGTCAGGAGAATAATCGTCCGGAAATTGCCGAAACTACGGTTCGAGACATTTTATCCGAGCAAAGCTGCGAGCTTGAGGTTGACATTGATGTCAGGCTGACTTATCCTGATCGTATAGCCGGCTTTATTGCCGATCAGACTACTGTTGCAGTTTAATAAACAGTCAACTGCGTGTTAGGTCACCTGGCAGTGGAGTGCTATCATTTGGATAAGAACTGAGACAAGTGGAGAACGAATCCCATGTCATGTTATAAGGAGGATGACAATGATGCAACCAGCGTATAAAAAAATGGCTCCCTATTTGATTGTTTTACTTATCGGGACACTGCTAGGCGGTTTGATTGCCGGCTGCTCCGGCAACCAACTGGCTAAACCGGCGCCGAAAAATGTTTCCTTCATTCCCAATTTACAACAGCCTGCTCAGGCCGATTCTCTCTCAGATGCGCGCAATACGCCTGTGGTACGGGCAGCGCAAACCGTCAGCCCGGCGGTGGTCGGGATTACCAACAAGGCGTATGCGCGGGATTATTTTAACCGCAAGGTGCTTGTGGAGCAGGGCACTGGCTCCGGCGTTATCTTTGATGTCAACGGCTATATTGTAACAAACTACCATGTTGTGGAGAACTCTCAGGAATTGGTTGTCTCGCTGGCCGATGGGCGGACTTTCCCGGGCAAGGTGCTCGGCTCCGATCCGGCTACCGACCTGGCTGTGGTCAAGGTGGAGGCAAGCGATTTGCCTGTGGCGGTGCTGGGTGATTCCAACGGCCTGATGGTTGGAGAACCGGCGATTGCCATTGGCAATCCGCTGGGACTGGAGTTTCAGGGCAGTGTAACGGCCGGCGTAATTAGCGCGTTGAACCGTTCGCTGGAGATTGGTGAACGCAAATTTCAGCTGATTCAGACAGATGCCGCCATTAATCCGGGCAATTCCGGCGGAGCCCTGGTGAATGCCGACGGGGTCGTCATTGGCATTAACAGCGCTAAAATTTCGGTTGCCGGGGTGGAAGGGATTGGATTTTCCATCCCCATTAACACAGCCCGGCCAATCATCCAGTCAATTATTGAAAAAGGCCGGGTTATACGGGCCTATCTTGGGGTAGGCATTCTTGATAAAGCCAGCGCCGCCCAATATGGCTATGAGCTGCGGATTGACCGCGGCGTATATGTCGCGCAGGTCGCCCAGGGCGGACCGGCGGCGAAAGCCGGAATCCGCGAGGGCGATATCATTTACAAAGTGGCCGGCATTGAGACAAACAGCGTTGCCGATTTGCGGGCGGCGGTTGATGCGCAGTCTATTGGCGCCAATGCTGAAGTAGTGATTGGACGCAGTGGGAAAACGCAAACGGTGAACGTATTGCTGGAAGAAATGCCTGCCGAGTAATGAAAATAACCATTGTTGCAGCAGGCAAGATCAAAGAGAAATATTTG
This window contains:
- a CDS encoding MBL fold metallo-hydrolase: MQVHVLASGSTGNATFIEMGQTKLLVDAGISARRIKAGLATLGTAIEELNGILITHEHRDHINGLPTLTKKYKTPVYANEDTFDAMYCRKLLPDCCCNIITAGLDIGTVKVEPFRISHDAADPVGYSMFYRSSKCSVATDLGFVTETVKKAIAYSDVLVFEANHDVDLLKNGSYPWHLKRRIMSNRGHLSNIDAGWTLARMARSKPAKVFLAHLSQENNRPEIAETTVRDILSEQSCELEVDIDVRLTYPDRIAGFIADQTTVAV
- a CDS encoding S1C family serine protease — encoded protein: MQPAYKKMAPYLIVLLIGTLLGGLIAGCSGNQLAKPAPKNVSFIPNLQQPAQADSLSDARNTPVVRAAQTVSPAVVGITNKAYARDYFNRKVLVEQGTGSGVIFDVNGYIVTNYHVVENSQELVVSLADGRTFPGKVLGSDPATDLAVVKVEASDLPVAVLGDSNGLMVGEPAIAIGNPLGLEFQGSVTAGVISALNRSLEIGERKFQLIQTDAAINPGNSGGALVNADGVVIGINSAKISVAGVEGIGFSIPINTARPIIQSIIEKGRVIRAYLGVGILDKASAAQYGYELRIDRGVYVAQVAQGGPAAKAGIREGDIIYKVAGIETNSVADLRAAVDAQSIGANAEVVIGRSGKTQTVNVLLEEMPAE